Proteins co-encoded in one Dasypus novemcinctus isolate mDasNov1 chromosome 6, mDasNov1.1.hap2, whole genome shotgun sequence genomic window:
- the SEC24C gene encoding protein transport protein Sec24C isoform X4, whose amino-acid sequence MQRLPGSQPFGSAPLAPVVSQPSMLQPYGPPPTSAQVTAQLAGMQISGAVAPAPPPTGLGYGSPTSLVSASGSFPNSDLYGSYAQGQAPPLSLTQSHPGVQPPQRSAPPQASSFTPTAPVGPRMPSMTGPLLSGQGFGGPPMSQPNHVSSPPPQALPPGTQMTGPPGPPPPMHSSQPGYQLQQNGSFGPARGPQPNYGSPYPGAPAFGSQPGPPQPLPPKRLDPDAIPSPIQVIEDDRNNRGSEPFVTGVRGQVPPLVTTNFLVKDQGNASPRYIRCTSYNIPCTSDMAKQAQVPLAAVIKPLARLPPEEASLYVVDHGESGPLRCNRCKAYMCPFMQFIEGGRRFQCCFCSCINDVPPQYFQHLDHTGKRVDAYDRPELSLGSYEFLATVDYCKNNKFPIPPAFIFMIDVSYNAIRSGLVRLLCEELKSLLDFLPREGGAEESSIRVGFVTYNKVLHFYNVKSSLAQPQMMVVSDVGDMFVPLLDGFLVNVNESRTVITSLLDQIPEMFADTRETETVFAPVIQAGMEALKAAECAGKLFLFHTSLPIAEAPGKLKNRDDRKLINTDKEKTLFQPQTGAYQTLAKECVAQGCCVDLFLFPNQYVDVATLSVVPQLTGGSVYKYACFQVENDQERFLSDLRRDMQKIVGFDAVMRVRTSTGIRAVDFFGAFYMSNTTDVELAGLDGDKTVTVEFKHDDRLNEENGALLQCALLYTSCAGQRRLRIHNLALNCCTQLADLYRNCETDTLINYMAKFAYRGVLNSPVKTVRDTLITQCAQILACYRKNCASPSSAGQLILPECMKLLPVYLNCVLKSDVLQPGAEVTTDDRAYVRQLVTSMDVAETNVFFYPRLLPLTKSPIENTTEPPAVRASEERLSNGDIYLLENGLNLFLWVGASVQQGVVQSLFSVSSFSQITSGLSVLPVLDNPLSKKVRSLIDSLRAQRSRYMKLIVVKQEDKLEMLFKHFLVEDKSLSGGASYVDFLCHMHKEIRQLLS is encoded by the exons GCTCCCTGGGTCTCAGCCATTTGGGTCAGCCCCATTGGCCCCTGTGGTCAGCCAGCCATCTATGCTTCAGCCCTATGGCCCTCCCCCTACAAGTGCACAGGTGACAGCTCAGTTGGCAGGAATGCAGATCAGTGGTGCTgtggccccagcccctccccccacagGGCTGGGCTATG GCTCACCAACATCTCTGGTCTCAGCCTCAGGAAGTTTCCCTAACTCTGACCTGTATGGCTCCTATGCTCAGGGccaggcccctccccttagccTGACCCAGAGTCATCCTGGGGTCCAGCCTCCCCAGCGATCTGCCCCACCACAGGCCTCCAGCTTCACACCCACAGCTCCAGTGGGTCCTCGGATGCCTTCGATGACTGGTCCACTCTTGTCCGGACAAGGTTTTGGGGGGCCTCCCATGAGCCAGCCCAATCATGTGTCCTCACCTCCTCCTCAAGCTCTGCCCCCTGGCACCCAGATGACTGGGCCCCCAGGACCACCACCACCTATGCACTCCTCCCAGCCAGGCTATCAGCTGCAACAAAATG GTTCTTTTGGACCAGCCCGGGGCCCTCAGCCTAATTATGGAAGTCCCTACCCTGGAGCACCTGCTTTTGGCAGCCAACCAGGGCCTCCTCAACCACTGCCTCCTAAGCGCCTGGATCCTGATGCTATCCCGAGCCCT ATTCAGGTCATTGAGGATGATAGGAACAACCGGGGTTCAGAGCCATTTGTGACTGGAGTACGGGGCCAGGTGCCACCCTTAGTCACTACCAACTTCCTGGTGAAAGACCAAG GGAATGCAAGTCCCCGATATATCCGATGCACATCTTATAATATCCCCTGCACATCTGACATGGCTAAGCAGGCTCAAGTGCCTCTGGCAGCTGTCATCAAGCCTCTGGCAAGGTTGCCCCCAGAGGAG GCTTCACTGTATGTTGTGGACCATGGGGAATCTGGCCCTTTGCGCTGCAATCGCTGCAAAGCATACATGTGCCCCTTCATGCAGTTCATTGAGGGTGGCAGGCGCTTCCAGTGCTGCTTTTGCAGCTGTATCAATGATG TTCCCCCCCAGTATTTTCAACATCTGGATCATACCGGCAAACGTGTGGATGCTTATGACCGTCCTGAGCTATCCCTGGGCTCTTATGAATTCCTGGCCACTGTAGATTACTGCAAG AACAACAAGTTTCCCATCCCCCCTGCTTTCATCTTCATGATTGATGTCTCCTACAATGCCATCAGGAGTGGTCTTGTTAGGCTCCTCTGTGAGGAGCTCAAGTCACTATTAGACTTTTTACCTAG GGAGGGCGGGGCAGAAGAATCATCAATCCGCGTTGGCTTTGTCACCTACAATAAGGTGCTCCACTTCTACAATGTGAAGAGCTCATTGGCCCAGCCACAGATGATGGTTGTATCTGATGTGGGCGACATGTTTGTGCCATTGCTAGATGGCTTCCTGGTCAATGTCAATGAGTCCCGGACAGTCATCACCAG TTTATTGGATCAGATTCCAGAAATGTTTGCAGACACAAGGGAGACAGAGACAGTATTTGCCCCAGTTATCCAGGCTGGGATGGAGGCTCTGAAG GCTGCTGAGTGTGCAGGGAAGCTGTTTCTGTTCCACACATCCCTGCCCATTGCAGAGGCACCAGGAAAATTGAAGAATAGAGATGACAGAAAGCTGATCAACACAGACAAGGAGAAG ACTCTGTTCCAGCCTCAGACAGGTGCCTATCAGACCCTGGCCAAAGAGTGTGTGGCCCAAGGCTGCTGCGTAGACCTCTTCCTCTTCCCTAACCAGTATGTGGATGTGGCCACGCTTTCTGTTGTGCCCCAGCTCACAGGTGGCTCTGTCTACAAATATGCTTGTTTTCAG GTGGAGAATGACCAGGAACGATTCCTGAGTGACTTGCGTCGGGATATGCAGAAGATTGTTGGATTTGATGCTGTGATGCGTGTCCGGACAAGCACCG GTATCCGTGCTGTAGATTTCTTTGGGGCTTTCTACATGAGCAACACAACAGATGTGGAGCTGGCTGGACTGGATGGGGACAAGACAGTGACTGTGGAATTCAAGCATGATGATCGGCTCAATGAAGAGAATGGAGCCCTCCTGCAG TGTGCTCTGCTCTATACTAGCTGTGCAGGGCAGCGTCGGCTCCGCATCCACAACCTGGCCCTGAACTGCTGCACCCAACTGGCTGATCTGTATCGAAACTGTGAGACTGACACGCTCATCAACTACATGGCCAAATTTG CATATCGGGGGGTCCTGAACAGTCCTGTGAAGACCGTCCGGGATACTCTTATAACCCAGTGTGCCCAGATCCTGGCCTGTTACCGAAAGAACTGTGCCAGCCCCTCCTCTGCAGGACAG TTGATCCTTCCTGAGTGCATGAAGCTGCTCCCAGTTTACCTGAACTGTGTGTTGAAGAGCGATgtcctgcagcctggagctgaggtCACAACTGATGACCGTGCCTATGTCCGACAGCTGGTGACTTCAATGGATGTGGCAGAGACCAATGTCTTCTTCTACCCTCGACTCCTGCCACTG ACAAAGTCTCCTATAGAGAATACCACTGAACCACCAGCAGTTCGAGCATCTGAAGAGCGTCTAAGCAACGGGGATATATACTTGTTGGAGAATGGGCTCAaccttttcctctgggtgggagCCAGTGTCCAGCAGGGTGTTGTTCAGAGCCTCTTCAGCGTCTCCTCCTTCAGTCAGATCACCAGTGGCTTG AGTGTTCTACCAGTTCTGGATAATCCGCTATCCAAGAAGGTGCGAAGTCTCATTGATAGCTTAAGGGCACAGAGATCGCGGTACATGAAG CTTATCGTCGTGAAACAGGAAGACAAGCTGGAGATGCTATTCAAGCACTTCCTGGTGGAAGACAAGAGTCTGAGTGGGGGAGCATCCTATGTGGACTTTCTCTGTCATATGCACAAGGAGATTCGGCAACTACTGAGCTAG